GATGGTTCGTAGCTGTCCCATGCCAGATGGCCTAACCTGACAACAGAAAATCCGGCAGCTTTCATCAACTCAATGTCACTTTTTATTTTTACTGAATTTTTATTGTCATGAGGATGATAATTGCATCCCACATAAAGTTGCTGTGCATTTCCGCTCAAACTGCCATAAACTAGCATTCCGGCCAGAACCAGGATGAAGATCATTATTTGTTTCATTGCTATTCTGTTATCTCAATATTAAACTGCTTAGAGCACTATATCATTCGCCGCTGTGGCATACAATCCGATTAAGGCTCCGGTAAAACCTCCTGCAACATTGGTTGACAGAATATCGCCTGAAACCGTGCCACCCAGGTTTATAAAGTCGGTTCCATTAAGCGAATAACTGAATGTATAATTGTCGCCAACTGCTTTTACCTGCAATTGAACAGGCTGACTCAGCTTAATTTCAGTGCTTGCAAGTATCTTCGACTGTCCCTTTTCTGTTCTTTCTAAAACCAGGTAATAGGAATCGGCTTTTTTAGTGATTCCGAATACATAATTGAATTTTTCACTCTGAAGGCATGTTATACCGGCGAGATCTTTCTCTGTGGCCGGCTTATAGTCGAGTGCGGTGGTGAATGAAAAATTGCCGTGCTGCTGCCTCATAAACAGAGTTGATGTGGGCTTTACCTCTTTCACTGTGGCCGCAAAAGGTGTGATCTGCAATCCCTTTTTAGTTACGGATATGAAATCTTCACGGGGACCTCTTAACCCAATCCAGCGATAATCCAGCTTTTCAGCAGTGAAGTTTTCTGTAAAGGTGAAGTTGCCGTTAGGGAAGAAACCCTCTTTCCCTGTTTTGTTTTCGGCTACACCTTTGGGCATTTTAAGCTTGGGTTCCATCGGAATCAGCCCGTTCTCAAAAACCGGAAATTCACCTGACCAGTCAACTGGCAGGATAAACGTTTCCCTGCCAATGTTCACACGTCCCTTTTCATTAGGACGGATAGCCAGGAAAACCCCGTAATACCTGCCGTCGGGAGTGGTAACCAGATCAGCATGACCTGCCCAGTCAACCATGTTTGGCCTGTTACGGGGAAAATACCGTTGGGTAAGAATAGGATTATTCTTAGCCGGGGTATAAGGTCCCCTGGGGTTGTCGCTTATAAAAATTACTTCACTGTGCCAGTCGCCCGTGCCGCCTTCGGCACACATTAAATAATACTTTCCGTTCTTTTTATAAATATGCGGAGCTTCAATCCAGATGGGCTTTTTCGACAGATCGACGCCTCCATCTACAATAATTTTATCGGTTCCCGGAATTACCTTATCATTTTCCACATCATAATCCCAGATCTTAATAACCCGGTGACCGTTGTATAATTCCTTTCCCCTGTCGGGCGCATCGTTATGAATAACATACCCTTTTCCGTTGTCATCAAAGAAAAGCGAGGGATCGATACCGTTAAAAGCCAGTTTTATAGGATCGCTCCAGCCTTTCATCGGGTCTTTTGTTTTTACCACTATATTTCCGAATCCACCCGAAAACTGGGTTGTAATCATGTAAAACGTCTCGTTGTTGGGATTGTACAGGATCTGGGGAGCATAAATACCGGCACTGATGCCGCAATCTGCAACCTTGAGCTGTGAAGTTCTGTCAAGCACATGCCCTACCTGGTCCCAGTTCACCAGGTCGCGGGAATGAAAAATCGGCACACCCGGAAACATGGCAAACGATGAGCACACGAGGTAATAGTCGTCGCCTTTTCTTGTAATACTTGGGTCGGGATAACATCCCTGTAATATCGGATTATAAAACTCATCCGCTTTCAACGGGAAATCCTTATAAACCTGGTCGTCACCAAGGTAAACAACCTTTGTAAATACGGGGGGATCTCCGGCGGAATTTTGATTTCCGAACAATGCGGAGGAAGTGACAAAAGCGGCTAGTGCAAAGGATTGCAGCAATCTCATTGTATTCATGGTTATGATAGTTTTTCGGAAATTATTTAAACAGCACCTGGGCAAAGTTGTACAGGTTATTTCTCCACACAGGCCAGCTGTGACCCCCCGGGTACTCGCTGTAAGTGTACTTGATGTTCATCTCATCAAACTTGGACATCATGGCCTGGCAATTTTTCCAGGCGATATCTTCCTGGCCGCCCATGGATATCCAGAATTTTTTGAGGTTTGAGTTGATCATGCCGGCGTTGGCCTTCATGAAGTCGTATTGCCTGCCGGCAAGTTCATCCTGCATGGGTTTGATCCATCCCGAGCTGAAAACGCCCAGGTAAGAGAAAAGCTGGGTATTGTTTATTCCGGTGTACAGGGTCTGGATACCACCCATTGAAAGTCCTGCCAATGCCCGGTAATCCTTTTCGGTTTTCACCCTGTAATTTTGCTCCACAAAGGGAATGACACACTGCTTTAATTCAGCCTCGAACAGTTTAAGGATTTCTTCGCCGAATGTGGCAGCCGGCATGTTACCGTCGGCCATAACTACAATCATAGGTACTGCTTTCTTTTCGGCTATCAGGTTGTCGAGTATGAGGTCAGTTTTTCCCTGGGTTGCCCAGCCGCGCTGGTCTTCGCCACCGCCATGCTGAATATAAAGCACAGGGTATTTCTCAGAAGTATTTTGATCGTATCCCGGGGGCGTATAAAGATAAAATTGTCGCCAGGAGTTCGTTACTGTAGAAAAGTAGCGTTTGATCCGTATATCTCCATGAGGCACATTCCGTGTTTCGTAATACGAATCTCCTGCAAACGGCACTTCAATACCGCTGGCCATCCGGCCCATACCGTAGAATGCTTCACTTGACGGATCACACACAGCAACACCGTCGATGATAAGCGAATAATAGTGGAATCCTTCGCTCAGGGAATCAGTTGTTGCCTCCCAGACTCCTTCGCTGTTCTTCACCATGTCGTATTTCTTAACCAGGTCAAGCTGCACCTTTTGAGCATCGGGGGCTTTCACACGAAATACAGCCGTTCCGTCAGGGCGGAGCTGGGGATATTGAGCCGAGCGTACATTGGATTCGGCACGGGTTCCTGCATTGCTTATGGCGGCAAATGTTGACGGATCAACCGGTTTGAATATCAGTTGCGAAAACATGTAAAGGCCGTCTTTCCAGACTTTGAAGTCGTGGTACCCATTATCGACATAATATATATGCGGAATGCTGTTTTTCGTCAGGTACTTACTGGTGCGGTCGCTGAAGGTGATGAGCCGGTCTTTATTACCGCAGATCAGGTAAATCAGTTTCAGGCTTGCCTTTGTTTTTGCGGGATCAGGGATAAGCTGTCCCGGCAATTTGGTGTTTGGTGCAGATGAAAATCCTCCCACCCAGGCAAATTTATCCATGTTGCCGAATCCGAAGTTAAGTGACTGTCCGCCGCCCATGGATAAACCGGCGATTGCACGGTGTTCCTGATCCTTAAGTACAGGAAATTTCTTTTCAATATAAGGTATGAGGTCATTGAGCAGGTCTTTTTCGAATGTGGCAAAGGCTTCCACTTTGTCCTTGTCGAAAATGTTGCCGATGGCCCTGTCGTCTTTCATAGCACGTCCGTTTGGCATCACCACAATCATCGGCTCTATTTTTCCTTCTGCGTAAAGGTTATCAAAAATGATCTGCGGCTGACCGCCGTTGAGCCATTCTTTCATGTCGCCACCGATCCCGTGCAACAGGTAGAGCACCGGGTATTTCTTTTCTTTATCAAAGCCGGGAGGAGTGTAAATAAGGGCTTTTCGCGTGACACCAACGGTCTTTGACGGATAAGCGATGGTGTCGATTTTCCCGTGGGGAACGACAGGGCGTACTATATCGAAACCTGCCGGCATCGGGCCAACGGATTGTGATCGGGTATCAAAGCAGAAGAGCAATGATACGAGCAAAAGGAATGCAAGGTATTTCATATCTGACTGGTTTTTCAAATCAGGATTAAAAGTAAATAATACTTTTTATATTAAAAAGTTTTAGGGCAATTACTCGCAGAACGTTGCAAAGTGCTCGTCATTGCGAGGAGCCGGACAGATAATTGATTATAGTATTAATAAAATGCGACGAAGCAATCTGCCCGCACTGGCATATCCTTACCAGGTGAGCGAGTACTGAGGTTTCTCGCTTCGCTCGAAATGACAGGCAGTGACCGGGTGGTGTGGGGGAACAGGGCGCGGCGGAGCCGCGCCCTGTTCCCCCACATGTTTAATTAATAATCCTGTCATTCCGACTGAAAGGAGGAATCTCTCTGGATTCACTAGCCCCGGCCTTCAGGCCGGGGGATTCGACGGAATCGTTCGGTCCGTGGGCCCCGGGCCTGAAGGCCGGGGCTAGTGATTTTGGATTTGTGTCCAAGCCTATTTATTTTTACCTTGTACGCATTAATTAATACCCTGCCATGAATAAAGCGTTTTTCACAGCAGTTGCATTGGCATACTGCCTGGCTGTTTCAGC
The window above is part of the Bacteroidales bacterium genome. Proteins encoded here:
- a CDS encoding glycoside hydrolase family 43 protein; its protein translation is MNTMRLLQSFALAAFVTSSALFGNQNSAGDPPVFTKVVYLGDDQVYKDFPLKADEFYNPILQGCYPDPSITRKGDDYYLVCSSFAMFPGVPIFHSRDLVNWDQVGHVLDRTSQLKVADCGISAGIYAPQILYNPNNETFYMITTQFSGGFGNIVVKTKDPMKGWSDPIKLAFNGIDPSLFFDDNGKGYVIHNDAPDRGKELYNGHRVIKIWDYDVENDKVIPGTDKIIVDGGVDLSKKPIWIEAPHIYKKNGKYYLMCAEGGTGDWHSEVIFISDNPRGPYTPAKNNPILTQRYFPRNRPNMVDWAGHADLVTTPDGRYYGVFLAIRPNEKGRVNIGRETFILPVDWSGEFPVFENGLIPMEPKLKMPKGVAENKTGKEGFFPNGNFTFTENFTAEKLDYRWIGLRGPREDFISVTKKGLQITPFAATVKEVKPTSTLFMRQQHGNFSFTTALDYKPATEKDLAGITCLQSEKFNYVFGITKKADSYYLVLERTEKGQSKILASTEIKLSQPVQLQVKAVGDNYTFSYSLNGTDFINLGGTVSGDILSTNVAGGFTGALIGLYATAANDIVL
- a CDS encoding alpha/beta hydrolase-fold protein; this encodes MKYLAFLLLVSLLFCFDTRSQSVGPMPAGFDIVRPVVPHGKIDTIAYPSKTVGVTRKALIYTPPGFDKEKKYPVLYLLHGIGGDMKEWLNGGQPQIIFDNLYAEGKIEPMIVVMPNGRAMKDDRAIGNIFDKDKVEAFATFEKDLLNDLIPYIEKKFPVLKDQEHRAIAGLSMGGGQSLNFGFGNMDKFAWVGGFSSAPNTKLPGQLIPDPAKTKASLKLIYLICGNKDRLITFSDRTSKYLTKNSIPHIYYVDNGYHDFKVWKDGLYMFSQLIFKPVDPSTFAAISNAGTRAESNVRSAQYPQLRPDGTAVFRVKAPDAQKVQLDLVKKYDMVKNSEGVWEATTDSLSEGFHYYSLIIDGVAVCDPSSEAFYGMGRMASGIEVPFAGDSYYETRNVPHGDIRIKRYFSTVTNSWRQFYLYTPPGYDQNTSEKYPVLYIQHGGGEDQRGWATQGKTDLILDNLIAEKKAVPMIVVMADGNMPAATFGEEILKLFEAELKQCVIPFVEQNYRVKTEKDYRALAGLSMGGIQTLYTGINNTQLFSYLGVFSSGWIKPMQDELAGRQYDFMKANAGMINSNLKKFWISMGGQEDIAWKNCQAMMSKFDEMNIKYTYSEYPGGHSWPVWRNNLYNFAQVLFK